The Pyxidicoccus sp. MSG2 DNA segment TACGGCAGCAAGCAGCACTTCGCCCAGACGGTGCGGAGCTTCCACGAGGACACCTTCTGCCGGGAGGTGGACTGGGCCTTCTTCTGCAAGCACGGGGCGGACGGCGTCAGCTTCCGCGAGGCCTTCTTCACCTTCTGGAATGCGCTGACGCACTGGGCTCTGGGGCTGCCCGGCCCCTTCGCCTTCACCTTCCTGCACCGGCACCCGGAAGTCGAAGGACATCCGGCGCCTGGCAGTGCGGCGCGGGCCATGGTGCGCGAGGTGCTCCAGAAGGGAGAGCAGGAGGGGGCGCTGGTGCCTGGCTGCGCCAGGGTGGGCGAAGCGCTGGTGTGGGGCACGCTGGCGGAGTGGGTGCGCGTGCTGACGGAGAGGAACAAGGAGGTGTACCGGGAGGACGTCCTCGAATCGGCGGAGGCCCTCTGGCGCGCGCTGGCGAAGGCGGACGACTCCGGCGGCTCGCGCCGAGGCGGCACTCCTCCCGACCACGCGCAGCCGGGGCCGGACGACGCACCGGGCGAGGGCTCTGACGTCCCTCATGGGGACGGCCCTCTGCTTTCTGGTGCAGTCCGGCCCGAGTTCTCGGCTCCACCTGACTCAGGCGGGCGCGCTGACCGGGGTGCCGGGGCCGCGCTGGCGCCGGAGGGCGAGCAGCAGTGCGCCCAGGCCGAAGAACATGGTGACCAGGGCGACCACGCCGCCAAGGTACGGCACCCGCCGCAGGAGCGTCAGCAGGACGAGGCCCGTCAGCAGGGCCAGCACCAGCGAAGGGCCGTGCTTGCCGAAGCGCTCCAGCAATTGCCTGCCGATGAGCATCCCCACCACGGGGAAGCTCGCCAGGAGCGCCAGCGCGTAGAGGCCCAGCACGAACACGCCGAGCCACCAGCCCCCCACTATCAGCCCCACCCCGAAGAGGAGGGAGGCGACGATGGGGGCGGCCACGAAGGCCATCAGTCCCAGGCCCAGGCTCTGCCACGGCTTCTCCCTCAGCACCGCCGGTGCGCTCCGCGCGAGCCTTGGCGCCAGCAGCGCCAGCAACAGCCCCAGCGCGAACAGTCCGATGATGGAGCGCACCCAGAGATAGAGCACGCCGAGCGCGGTGCTCCCCGCGCTCTCCTCGTGGGCCGGTATGCGCTCCACCTTGCCCGCCACCGCCCCGGGAGGCACCTGCACCGAATGCTCGGAGGTGACGCTCAGGTCTCCGCCGATACTGGCCCCCTCGGCCAAGTCCAGCGTGTTCACCTCGGCATTCACGGTGCCCCGCACCGGCGCGGCCAGGGTGACCTTCTGCGCGGCGACCCGCATGTCCCTCCCCACGGGCGTGCGGATGTCCACCGAGTTCCCGGCGATGAGGAGGTCACCCGGGATGTTCCCCTGGGGCAGCAGGCGCAGTTGGTTGCCGGCGAGCAGCGCGTCCTTGCCCACCGTGGCCCCCAGCACGAGGTCACTCGTGGCGCTCCGGAGGCTGCCGCCCACCTGGCCCTTCGCCACCGTCTTCGCCGCGGCCGCGAACACGTCGCCTTCCACGTTGCCCTGAAGCGTGACCCTCCGCGCCGCCGTCACCACGTCGCCGCGCACCGTGCCCTGGATGTCCACCTCCTGGGCGAAGACATACAGGTCATCGTCGATGACCTCCTGCGCGCCCACCACCACCTTGTCCCCGGTGCGCACGTCAGCGGCCCGCGCGATGCCGGGGAACGCCACGCCCAGCACGAGCATGGCGAGCACCCAGGCGACCGGCACCCGTCCCCCTCCGCGTGACTGCATGGACCTGACCGTGGACATGGCGCGCTCCCGTGCTGGTGGCCTTCAAGGCAACCGCTGGGGACGCCCACTCCCAGGAGCAAGCCGAGACGGGCGGCTGGAGGCTCCAGCGCCCGGCTCGCCCCCCGGTCGACATCCCGGGAGGCCAGCGCTCACGCCTCGATATCGAACGCGAGCGACGCCCGCTCTCCCGGCTGCACGTGCAGCAGCCCTTCACCCGTGGCGAGCGCGCCCGCCGCCGCCGTCCAGGGCTCCACGCAGACGAAATCCCTGCCCTTCAGCGTCCACACCACGAGCAGGCGGAACTCCGGGCTCCAGGACAGGTGCACCGGCCGGCTCCCCGGCCCGCGCTCCAGCTTCGTCCCCGGGCCCGAGTGGTCCCTCAGGTGCAAATCCACCTCGTCCCGCGTGAGGTCCAGCCCGGTGAAGGGCACCTCGCGCTTGAGGCGGTTGTCCCAGGCGTGCGTGGCGTCCGTCTCCACGGTCGCGCGCGCCTTCATCGCCTCCGGCACCCGGAAGTAGGGGTGATAGCCCAGGTGCAGTGGCAGGGGCCGGCGGTCGTCCTTGTTCTCCAGGTCGAAGTCCAGCGTCAGCCGCGTGCCCACCAGCGAGAAGGTGAGCTGCGCGTCGAACTCCCAGGGGAACTGGCGCAGCGTCTCTTCACTGGAAGAGAGGCCCACCACCAGGAGGGACTCCTCTGCCTGCCGCACCTTCCATGGCAGCCGCCGCGCGAAGCCGTGCTGCGGCAGCGAGTACGTCTGGCGGTCCGCGGGGTACGTATCCCCGGGCAGCGGCCCGGCGATGGGGAAGAGGACGGGAATGCCGCCGCGCACGTTCTTCGCCGGGTCGGCGACGGTGGCCTCGTCGAGGTAGAGCACCTCGTCGCCGTCCACCGTCATCCGCGTGACGAGGGCGCCGCGCGAGGGAATCACCTCCACGCGGCACCCGCCGTCCACCAGCGCGTACGTGTCCAGGCCGCCGATGCCGGGGAATGGACCGCTCATACGCTCCTCAGATGGCGCCCTCGTGCGGGTCGCTGTCCATGAAGGGATAGGACACCTTCGTGGGCGGCACGAAGTTCTCCTTGATGGTGCGGGGGCTCGTCCAGCGCAGCAGGTTGAGCGCCGAGCCTGCCTTGTCGTTGGTGCCGGACGCGCGCGAGCCGCCGAAGGGCTGCTGGCCCACCACCGCGCCCGTGGGCTTGTCGTTGATGTAGAAGTTGCCCGCCGCCTGGCGCAGCTCGCTCAGCGCCGTGTCGATGGCCTTCCTGTCCCGGGCGAAGACCGCGCCGGTGAGGGCGTAGGATGCGGCCTGGTCGACCTCGCGCAGCGTCTCCACGTACTTCGCATCCGGGTAGACGTGCAGGCCGACGACGGGCGCGAAGATTTCCTCCCGCATGATGCGGTGCTTCGGGTCCGCGAGCTGCACCAGCGTGGGCTTCACGAACCAGCCGTCCTTGCGGTCCACCTCGCCGCCGGCGACGACGGTGGCGTCCTTGTCGCCCTTCGCCAGGTCGATGTAGCCCGAGGTCTTCTTGAAGGAGCGCTCGTCGATGACGGCGCCCATGAAGTTGCGGAAGTCCGTCACGTCGCCCATGCGAATCTCGCTGATGAGCGCCTGGAGGCGGGGCTTGAGCTTCGGCCACATGGACTCGGGGACGAAGATGCGGCTGGGTGCGGAGCACTTCTGGCCCTGGTACTCGAAGCCGCCGCGGACGATGGCCACCGCGAGCGCCTCCACGTCGTCCGCCGCGGACGGGTGGGCGACGATGAAGTCCTTGCCGCCCGTCTCACCCACCAGCCGGGGGTACTGCTTGTACTTGGAGATGTTCTCTCCCACCGTCTTCCACATCGCGTTGAACGTGGGCGTGGAGCCGGTGAAGTGGATGCCGCCCAGGTGGGGGCTGGCCAGCACGGGGTTGCCCACCGTGGGGCCGTCACCCGGCAGCATGTTGATGACGCCGTCGGGCAGGCCCGCCTCGCGCAGCAGCTCCATGACGTACCAGGCGCTGTAGGCGGCGGTGTTGGACGGCTTGAAGAGCACCACGTTGCCCATCAGCGCCGGGGCCACGGCCAGGTTCATGGCGATGGACGTGAAGTTGAACGGCGCGACGGAGAAGACGAACCCGTCCAGTGGGCGGTAGTCCGTCATGTTCCACGTCTGCGGCGAGTTCTCCGGCTGCATGGCCAGAATCTGCTCGGCGAAGTGGACGTTGTAGCGGAGGAAGTCCACCGCCTCGCACGTGGCGTCGATTTCCGCCTGGTGGGCCGTCTTGGACTGACCCAGCATGGTGGCCGCGTTGATGATGGGGCGGTAGCGCGTGGCCAGGAGCTCCGCGGCGCGCAGGAAGATGGCGGCGCGCGACTGGAACGGCATGCGCGCCCAGTCCTCCTTCACGGAGAGCGAGTTCTGGATGGCCTTCTCCACGGTGCCGGCGTCGGCCTCGTGCAGCGTGGCCAGCACGTGCGAGTGCTTGTGCGGCATGCGCACCGAGTCCGTCTTCCCGGTGCGCACGTGCTTGCCACCGATGAGGACGGGAATCTCGATCTGCTCGGCGCTCATGCGCTTGAGCGTGGCCTGCAGCTCACGACGCTCGGGCGAGCCGGGCGCGTAGGAAAGGACGGGCTCGTTCTTCGGAGCCGGGACGCGGGTGGTGGCGTTGATCACGCGGGCTGACCTCGGGACGGAAATGAAGGGCAGGGGAGCATAACCAACCCACTCCTCCAAGACAGCGAGGAAGCAGGCGGGGTCTGTCGACAACCCCTGGATTTTCCAGGAGCTCCCTGTCCTACGGGTGACATTGGCTGATGGACTCCATGCACGGGTACGATGTGCGTCATGCGCATCCTGCCTCGCAGCCCCGAGCTTCCGTCGGCCCCCGGCCTGTCCGCGCTGGAAGACGCGATTCGGAAGGACCTGGAGCGACTGGAGTACCCCCGCCGGCCGTGGGTGCTGCCCCGCTGCACGCGGGCCGGGCAGCCGGTGCTGGACGTGCTCGTCATCGGAGGCGGGCAGAGCGGGCTCACCGCCGCCTTCGGCCTGATGCGCGAGCGCGTCACCAATCTGCTCGTGGTGGATGACAGCGAGCCGGACCTCGCGGGGCCGTGGAAGACGTTCGCGCGCATGCACACGCTGCGCACGCCCAAGCACCTCACCGGGCCGGACCACAACCTCCCCAACCTCTGCTTCCAGTCCTGGTACGAAGCCCAGCACGGCGAGGCCGCGTGGCAGGAGGTGGAGCGCGTCCCCAAGGAGATGTGGGCGGACTACCTCAACTGGTACCGCCGCACGCTGGAGATTCCGGTGCGCTGTCGCACCCGGGTGGGCGCGCTGGCCTGGAGCGCGGAGGAGGAGTGCTTCGTCGCTCCCCTCCACCACACGCGAGAGGGCGACGCGGGCGTGCTGCATGCACGCAAAGTCGTTCTGGCCACCGGCATCGACGGCTCGGGCCGCTGGGAGGTGCCGTCCGTGGTGGCCGGCCTGCCCCGTGAGTTGTACGCCCACACGCGCGACGACATCGACTTCGAGGCCCTGCGCGGTAGGAGCGTGGGCGTGCTGGGCGCGGGTGCGTCCGCCTTCGACAACGCGGCGGTGGCGCTGGAGCATGGCGCCGCCGAGGTGCGCCTGTTCTACCGCCGCAAGTCGCTGCCCAACGTGAATCCGTACCGCTGGGCGGAGTTCGTGGGCTTCCTCAAGCACCACGCGGACCTGCCGGACGCGGACCGCTGGCGCTTCATCCACCGCATCATGGAGATGGGGCAATTGCCGCCCGCGGACACCTTCCGCCGCGCCCGCACCTTCCCCCAGTTCCACCTGCACGGCGGCAGCCCGTGGCTCTCCGCCGAAGAAGTCGGTGGCCGGGCCCGCGTCCGCACGCCCCAAGAGGAATTCACCTTCGACAAGCTCATCGTCGGCAGCGGTACTGTGACGGACCTGTCGCTGCGCCCGGAGCTGGCGCTGCTGCACGAGGACATCGCGCTGTGGAAGGACCGCTTCACCCCGCCGAAGGGACAGGAGCACGCGGACCTGCTGCGCCACCCGTACCTGGGCGAGCACTTCGAGTTGCAGGAGAAGCAGCCGGGCCGTGCGCCGCACCTGTCGTCCATCTTCAACTTCACCTTCGGCTGCCTGCTGTCGCTGGGCTTCGGCGGGGCCAGCATCTCCGGGATGAAGTACGGCCTGCCCCGGTTGGTGAGCGGGGTGACGCGGCAGCTCTACCTGGATGACCGGGACGCGTTCTTCGAGTCCCTGGAACGTTACGACGAGAAGGAATTCGAGCCATGAGTGGAGAGCAGTTCGTGCTGCGCAGCCGGCGGGTGCTGGCACCGGGAGGCCTGCGCGAGGCGGCGGTGGTGGTGAAGGACGGGAAGGTGGCCGCGGTGGTACCGCCCTCGGAGATTCCGGCGGGCCTGCCGGTGACGGACGTGGGCGACAAGGTGGTGATGCCCGGCGTGGTGGACAGCCATGCGCACATCAACGAGCCCGGCCGCACCGAGTGGGAGGGCTTCGAGACGGCCACGCGCGCGGCGGCGGCCGGCGGCATCACCACCGTGGTGGACATGCCCCTCAACTCGCTGCCGCCCACCACCACGTTGGACGCGCTGCTGCTCAAGGCGCGCACCGCGGAGGGGCGCTGCCAGGTGGACCACGCCTTCTGGGCCGGGGTGATTCCGGGCAACGCGGACCAGTTGGAGGCGCTCATCGACGCGGGCGTCGCCGGCTTCAAGTGCTTCCTGTGTCCCTCGGGCGTGGATGAGTTTCCGCACGCGGACCGCGCGGTGCTCGACGTGGCCATGCCGGTGCTGGCGCGGCGGGGCGTGCCGCTCATCGTCCACGCGGAGCTGGAGTCGCCGGTGCGCCGCGCCCCGCCGGACGCGAGCCCGCGCACGTACCGCGGCTACCTGGACTCCCGGCCGAAGCGCTGGGAGAACGACGCCATCCGGATGATGGTGGAGCTGGCGCGCAAGCACGGCGCCCGCGTGCACATCGTCCACTTGTCCTCGGCGGACGCGGTGCCCATTCTTCGCGACGCCCGTCGCGAGGGGCTGGCCATGTCGGTGGAGACGTGCCCGCACTACCTCTCCTTCTCGTCAGAGGAGATTGAGGACGGCGCCACCCACTTCAAGTGCGCGCCACCCATCCGCGAGGCGGAGAACCGCGAGAAGCTGTGGGCCGGGCTGGCGCAGGGGGACATCGAGCTGGTGGTGTCGGACCACTCGCCCTGCACGCCGGCACTGAAGCACCTGGAGAAGGGAGACTTCGGCGCGGCGTGGGGCGGCATCGCCTCCCTGCAGCTCAGCCTTCCGGCGGTGTGGACGGAGGCGCGCAAGCGCGGCCTGGGGCTGGAGCACCTGGCGCGGTGGATGTGCGAGG contains these protein-coding regions:
- a CDS encoding polymer-forming cytoskeletal protein, which encodes MSTVRSMQSRGGGRVPVAWVLAMLVLGVAFPGIARAADVRTGDKVVVGAQEVIDDDLYVFAQEVDIQGTVRGDVVTAARRVTLQGNVEGDVFAAAAKTVAKGQVGGSLRSATSDLVLGATVGKDALLAGNQLRLLPQGNIPGDLLIAGNSVDIRTPVGRDMRVAAQKVTLAAPVRGTVNAEVNTLDLAEGASIGGDLSVTSEHSVQVPPGAVAGKVERIPAHEESAGSTALGVLYLWVRSIIGLFALGLLLALLAPRLARSAPAVLREKPWQSLGLGLMAFVAAPIVASLLFGVGLIVGGWWLGVFVLGLYALALLASFPVVGMLIGRQLLERFGKHGPSLVLALLTGLVLLTLLRRVPYLGGVVALVTMFFGLGALLLALRRQRGPGTPVSAPA
- a CDS encoding aldose epimerase, with product MSGPFPGIGGLDTYALVDGGCRVEVIPSRGALVTRMTVDGDEVLYLDEATVADPAKNVRGGIPVLFPIAGPLPGDTYPADRQTYSLPQHGFARRLPWKVRQAEESLLVVGLSSSEETLRQFPWEFDAQLTFSLVGTRLTLDFDLENKDDRRPLPLHLGYHPYFRVPEAMKARATVETDATHAWDNRLKREVPFTGLDLTRDEVDLHLRDHSGPGTKLERGPGSRPVHLSWSPEFRLLVVWTLKGRDFVCVEPWTAAAGALATGEGLLHVQPGERASLAFDIEA
- the pruA gene encoding L-glutamate gamma-semialdehyde dehydrogenase, which gives rise to MINATTRVPAPKNEPVLSYAPGSPERRELQATLKRMSAEQIEIPVLIGGKHVRTGKTDSVRMPHKHSHVLATLHEADAGTVEKAIQNSLSVKEDWARMPFQSRAAIFLRAAELLATRYRPIINAATMLGQSKTAHQAEIDATCEAVDFLRYNVHFAEQILAMQPENSPQTWNMTDYRPLDGFVFSVAPFNFTSIAMNLAVAPALMGNVVLFKPSNTAAYSAWYVMELLREAGLPDGVINMLPGDGPTVGNPVLASPHLGGIHFTGSTPTFNAMWKTVGENISKYKQYPRLVGETGGKDFIVAHPSAADDVEALAVAIVRGGFEYQGQKCSAPSRIFVPESMWPKLKPRLQALISEIRMGDVTDFRNFMGAVIDERSFKKTSGYIDLAKGDKDATVVAGGEVDRKDGWFVKPTLVQLADPKHRIMREEIFAPVVGLHVYPDAKYVETLREVDQAASYALTGAVFARDRKAIDTALSELRQAAGNFYINDKPTGAVVGQQPFGGSRASGTNDKAGSALNLLRWTSPRTIKENFVPPTKVSYPFMDSDPHEGAI
- a CDS encoding FAD/NAD(P)-binding protein, encoding MRILPRSPELPSAPGLSALEDAIRKDLERLEYPRRPWVLPRCTRAGQPVLDVLVIGGGQSGLTAAFGLMRERVTNLLVVDDSEPDLAGPWKTFARMHTLRTPKHLTGPDHNLPNLCFQSWYEAQHGEAAWQEVERVPKEMWADYLNWYRRTLEIPVRCRTRVGALAWSAEEECFVAPLHHTREGDAGVLHARKVVLATGIDGSGRWEVPSVVAGLPRELYAHTRDDIDFEALRGRSVGVLGAGASAFDNAAVALEHGAAEVRLFYRRKSLPNVNPYRWAEFVGFLKHHADLPDADRWRFIHRIMEMGQLPPADTFRRARTFPQFHLHGGSPWLSAEEVGGRARVRTPQEEFTFDKLIVGSGTVTDLSLRPELALLHEDIALWKDRFTPPKGQEHADLLRHPYLGEHFELQEKQPGRAPHLSSIFNFTFGCLLSLGFGGASISGMKYGLPRLVSGVTRQLYLDDRDAFFESLERYDEKEFEP
- the allB gene encoding allantoinase AllB, which gives rise to MSGEQFVLRSRRVLAPGGLREAAVVVKDGKVAAVVPPSEIPAGLPVTDVGDKVVMPGVVDSHAHINEPGRTEWEGFETATRAAAAGGITTVVDMPLNSLPPTTTLDALLLKARTAEGRCQVDHAFWAGVIPGNADQLEALIDAGVAGFKCFLCPSGVDEFPHADRAVLDVAMPVLARRGVPLIVHAELESPVRRAPPDASPRTYRGYLDSRPKRWENDAIRMMVELARKHGARVHIVHLSSADAVPILRDARREGLAMSVETCPHYLSFSSEEIEDGATHFKCAPPIREAENREKLWAGLAQGDIELVVSDHSPCTPALKHLEKGDFGAAWGGIASLQLSLPAVWTEARKRGLGLEHLARWMCEAPAKLVGLAGVKGTLTPGADADLVVFDPEASFTVEPSRLLHRHPITPYAGRSLTGVVEMTFLRGMKIHERGHPLPRPVGRWVRRPVAARVTA